In one window of Natrinema halophilum DNA:
- a CDS encoding LLM class flavin-dependent oxidoreductase: protein MRFGLYLLNHAPPRTNLSTLFQEVADQTRVAQEMDFDMLTTGQHYLADYAYLQPIPLLSRLTSIAGSMTVGPAVLLLPLHHPIQVAENVATLSALADDVVLGVGAGYRDVEFQSFSIPKAQRSKRLEEGIAVIKQLWTNESVSFDGEHITVDDVSLHSQSEQPVPIWVAAHSQPAVERAARIGDTWIVGPHSTLTETAELVSSTYQPTCEEYGADASVSIIREAFVASTTEEAEQVAKEYLAPRYKKYVDWGQNKSMADESELSQQFQALSDDRFLIGTPADICSELERYQDTLDVDHVLFRTQWPGLSHERTMESLRLLGDEVLPHV, encoded by the coding sequence ATGCGCTTTGGACTATACCTCCTCAACCACGCACCACCACGCACGAATCTCTCGACGCTATTTCAGGAGGTAGCCGATCAGACCCGTGTCGCCCAGGAGATGGATTTCGACATGCTCACGACCGGGCAACACTACCTTGCCGACTACGCGTATCTCCAGCCGATTCCGTTGCTCTCCCGATTGACGAGCATCGCCGGATCGATGACGGTTGGCCCTGCTGTGCTTTTGCTCCCACTCCATCACCCCATTCAGGTCGCTGAAAACGTTGCCACGCTCTCGGCCCTGGCCGACGACGTCGTTCTCGGTGTCGGCGCTGGCTACCGCGACGTCGAATTTCAAAGTTTCTCTATCCCGAAAGCACAACGGTCGAAACGACTTGAGGAGGGGATAGCGGTAATCAAGCAGCTGTGGACGAACGAATCGGTCTCGTTCGATGGTGAGCACATCACGGTGGACGATGTATCGCTCCACTCACAATCTGAACAGCCAGTACCGATATGGGTTGCCGCTCACTCACAACCGGCTGTCGAGCGCGCAGCACGCATCGGAGATACATGGATCGTTGGCCCGCACTCGACGCTTACTGAAACGGCCGAGCTCGTGTCGTCGACGTACCAACCGACGTGCGAAGAGTATGGAGCGGATGCCTCTGTCTCGATTATTCGAGAAGCGTTCGTAGCATCGACGACGGAAGAAGCTGAACAAGTAGCCAAAGAGTACCTTGCACCACGGTACAAAAAGTACGTGGACTGGGGCCAAAACAAATCGATGGCAGACGAATCAGAACTGAGTCAGCAGTTTCAGGCACTCTCAGACGATCGCTTCCTGATTGGAACACCAGCCGATATCTGTTCAGAACTCGAGCGATACCAGGACACCCTCGATGTCGACCACGTCCTCTTTCGAACGCAGTGGCC
- a CDS encoding sulfite exporter TauE/SafE family protein has translation MIESVLGIELTYSLLLALTGILLAAFVKGVLSFGIGLVAIPILIQIFPPHLAITAFIVPIWLSNMILIMEVGIPFEILRQQRWLGVSLIAGTLVGVLIFTISDVDVLYVIVSLYVLAYLLYINSGKDVDRYATTRGASIFTGGVSGFLTSVNMPGPPMITYMHAQKVEKRVFTGVLVTWFGLLHTIRFGALRAANQLGLEEVVLGAIFCVPVAIGIPLGSRVRPYIPQRTFEKLVEVFLALIALRMLSNAIL, from the coding sequence ATGATTGAGTCCGTTCTGGGGATTGAACTCACCTACTCACTGTTGCTAGCACTCACGGGCATTCTGCTCGCAGCGTTCGTCAAGGGTGTTCTCTCGTTCGGAATCGGGCTCGTTGCGATTCCCATTCTCATCCAGATATTTCCGCCGCATCTCGCGATTACAGCGTTCATCGTGCCGATCTGGCTTAGCAATATGATCCTCATCATGGAAGTAGGCATCCCGTTTGAGATACTTCGGCAGCAACGCTGGTTGGGTGTCTCTCTCATCGCTGGCACGCTCGTCGGTGTTCTCATTTTCACGATTTCCGACGTGGACGTCCTGTACGTTATTGTTTCGCTGTACGTGCTTGCATATCTTCTATACATCAACAGCGGCAAAGACGTCGACCGATACGCCACGACGCGAGGCGCGAGCATATTCACTGGTGGCGTCAGCGGATTTCTAACGAGCGTCAATATGCCCGGCCCGCCAATGATCACCTATATGCACGCGCAAAAGGTCGAAAAACGAGTGTTCACAGGCGTCCTTGTGACGTGGTTCGGCCTGTTGCATACGATCCGATTCGGTGCATTACGTGCCGCCAACCAACTCGGTCTCGAAGAAGTCGTTCTAGGGGCGATCTTTTGTGTCCCAGTTGCGATCGGCATCCCCCTCGGCTCAAGAGTTCGACCGTACATCCCTCAGCGAACGTTCGAGAAATTAGTCGAGGTGTTCTTGGCGTTGATCGCTCTCCGGATGCTATCCAATGCGATATTGTGA